The following are encoded in a window of Sutcliffiella horikoshii genomic DNA:
- a CDS encoding heparan-alpha-glucosaminide N-acetyltransferase domain-containing protein, with product MVNRSINFFISGPFLFDKYATIILSNFIYESVGTNFMAANNSSAKKRYRSIDITRGIVVLVSVFVSALPGGGGYDYLRHAYWYGLTITDIVFPAFLTVYGIGLAIVYRKGVRWKDLLRRTFLLVLYGLLFNLIASWSFDLSTLRFTGVLQLFAITGLGVVILSYLAKGWKSMMALGLLIASIYLTVLVLSGGSCEGGVPQRDCNPSGVVDVLVFGEKHMYAQGEKGFDPEGILSMFSALSNVAFGFAVGLVLNGRKQILQRVFGISIGLISLAFIFNNFIELNKRLWTPSFAILASGLTLLLLAILFYLIDTRERKQGKLTGIPLWYLEAFGRNSFLIYFGKMLVFLLFGKIVINLFEREGSLASLLFEFLEGRVAYPHFFYSGLFIVFWSVVAVVMHANKKYVRV from the coding sequence ATGGTTAATAGAAGTATTAATTTTTTCATCAGTGGTCCTTTCCTGTTCGACAAGTATGCTACAATCATTTTATCAAACTTTATCTATGAAAGTGTAGGAACAAATTTTATGGCAGCCAATAATTCTAGCGCGAAAAAAAGATATAGATCAATAGATATTACTAGGGGGATTGTCGTCCTAGTATCAGTATTTGTCAGTGCCTTGCCTGGAGGAGGGGGTTATGATTATCTCCGCCATGCATATTGGTACGGTTTGACGATAACAGATATTGTGTTTCCAGCTTTTTTAACTGTTTACGGTATCGGTTTAGCTATTGTATATCGGAAGGGTGTGAGGTGGAAAGACCTTTTAAGGAGAACATTTTTACTGGTTCTATATGGCCTTCTATTTAATTTAATAGCTTCTTGGAGTTTTGATTTATCCACTTTAAGGTTTACAGGTGTGTTGCAATTGTTTGCCATAACTGGTTTGGGAGTGGTGATTCTATCCTACTTGGCTAAAGGCTGGAAGAGTATGATGGCCTTAGGGTTACTTATAGCAAGTATTTACTTAACGGTACTAGTACTTTCCGGTGGAAGTTGTGAAGGTGGAGTGCCTCAGCGAGATTGTAATCCTTCAGGAGTGGTAGATGTGTTGGTGTTCGGTGAAAAACATATGTATGCACAAGGAGAGAAAGGATTTGATCCTGAGGGAATCCTATCAATGTTTAGTGCACTGTCTAATGTAGCTTTTGGTTTTGCGGTGGGGCTGGTGTTAAATGGTAGAAAACAGATTCTTCAACGAGTTTTTGGTATCTCTATAGGACTCATATCGTTAGCATTTATTTTTAATAACTTTATAGAATTAAATAAGCGGTTATGGACGCCTTCTTTTGCGATCCTAGCAAGCGGATTGACCTTGCTACTTCTGGCGATCCTCTTTTACCTTATTGATACAAGAGAAAGGAAGCAAGGGAAGCTTACAGGAATCCCTCTTTGGTACTTAGAGGCATTTGGACGAAACAGCTTTTTAATTTATTTTGGGAAGATGCTTGTATTCCTGTTATTCGGGAAGATTGTTATTAATCTATTTGAAAGAGAAGGATCTCTGGCTTCATTATTGTTTGAGTTTTTAGAGGGAAGAGTGGCGTATCCGCATTTCTTCTACAGTGGCTTATTTATAGTGTTCTGGTCCGTCGTTGCGGTGGTCATGCATGCTAATAAGAAATATGTGAGAGTGTAG
- a CDS encoding PIG-L deacetylase family protein, with protein sequence MKKLILLLTIILAGCSATKNDQLEVFYSPHPDDEVLSLGPAIIHALSASKEVHVVLLSKGKASKAINTVNEQLELEGQPPISVDEFGDARATEFKTAVSALGVKASNVTILDLPDGKLNKDDISHIILHKDKLDDKVIHHVMSDKDPHSDHSVTGEALQDLIDEEIVHNGKFYFPVQEHENFPFDNKIKLINKDQKSRMKDALEAYEKWDPASGSYSIGKISVPDYFISAKNNMESRYHY encoded by the coding sequence ATGAAAAAATTAATACTTCTATTAACCATTATATTAGCAGGTTGCTCTGCCACCAAAAATGATCAGCTTGAAGTATTTTATTCCCCCCATCCGGATGATGAAGTTCTTAGCTTGGGACCAGCAATCATTCATGCTTTATCTGCAAGTAAAGAAGTCCATGTTGTATTACTGTCTAAAGGGAAAGCTAGCAAAGCTATCAATACAGTAAACGAACAGTTGGAATTGGAAGGCCAACCTCCAATCTCAGTTGATGAGTTTGGGGATGCAAGAGCAACAGAATTTAAGACTGCAGTTAGTGCTCTTGGTGTGAAAGCATCCAACGTCACAATCCTTGATCTGCCAGATGGAAAACTAAACAAAGATGATATATCACATATCATTCTCCACAAAGATAAACTTGATGATAAAGTCATACACCATGTTATGAGTGATAAAGATCCTCACTCTGATCATTCTGTCACTGGAGAGGCACTTCAAGACTTAATAGATGAAGAAATAGTGCATAATGGAAAATTCTATTTTCCTGTCCAAGAACACGAAAATTTCCCTTTTGATAACAAAATAAAACTTATAAACAAAGATCAAAAATCCCGCATGAAAGATGCATTAGAAGCTTATGAAAAATGGGATCCTGCTTCCGGCAGTTATTCCATAGGCAAAATTTCTGTCCCAGATTACTTTATTTCAGCAAAAAACAATATGGAAAGCCGGTACCATTACTAA
- a CDS encoding cell wall-binding repeat-containing protein produces MKTSAWKRYIVALVLGMVVIVTLPSVNYANSFNVDRINGENRYETAVAVSKKGWTSSNTVIIAAGNQFPDALTGTPLAYSLNAPILLTQNSSLPSETKNEITRLKAKHVIILGGTSVVTANVETQLKKMGITNIERISGTDRYSTSVKIAEKLAGQTDTAVLVYGKNFPDSLAIAAHAARKGYPILLTKTDSLPATTKKVLSKYKNTIVVGGTGVISDKIMKDVPNAKRYSGKDRYDTVSKVVNGLHVKFGENVYVATGQSYADALTGSVLAAKKNSSLVLVQKDKVPSPVQTVLNSVSSSQASIIGGTSAVSSNVENVLGFNTDALVNTAKQYLGTPYQYGGTTPSGFDCSGYIKFVFEKHGISTPRTTRDLYSGGKSVSKLEVGDIVFFKTDPSYNGASHAGIYIGNNKFIHAKSAGSNIGVTIDEMSNSYFYPRYLGAKRYH; encoded by the coding sequence ATGAAGACTTCAGCATGGAAACGATACATAGTCGCTCTAGTTCTTGGTATGGTCGTTATTGTCACTTTGCCTTCCGTTAATTATGCAAACAGTTTTAATGTTGACAGAATTAATGGGGAAAATAGATATGAAACTGCAGTGGCGGTTTCTAAAAAAGGATGGACAAGTTCTAATACTGTTATTATCGCAGCTGGAAATCAATTTCCTGATGCACTGACCGGTACACCGCTTGCCTATTCACTGAATGCACCTATCTTATTAACACAAAATAGTTCTCTTCCTAGTGAAACAAAGAATGAAATAACTAGATTAAAAGCGAAACATGTCATTATCCTTGGTGGCACAAGTGTAGTGACTGCAAATGTAGAAACTCAGTTAAAAAAAATGGGTATTACTAATATTGAAAGAATTAGCGGCACAGACAGATATTCAACATCTGTTAAAATTGCAGAAAAGTTAGCTGGTCAGACGGATACTGCAGTACTAGTTTATGGTAAAAATTTTCCTGATAGCTTAGCGATTGCTGCGCATGCAGCCAGAAAAGGCTATCCGATTTTGTTAACGAAAACAGATTCTTTGCCTGCTACAACCAAAAAGGTACTCTCTAAATATAAAAATACAATTGTTGTTGGTGGAACAGGCGTGATTTCTGACAAGATTATGAAAGATGTACCAAATGCGAAAAGATATTCCGGAAAAGATAGGTATGATACTGTATCAAAAGTAGTCAATGGTCTTCATGTTAAATTTGGGGAAAATGTATATGTGGCAACAGGTCAAAGTTATGCAGATGCATTAACAGGTTCTGTCTTAGCTGCAAAGAAAAATTCATCCCTTGTATTGGTTCAAAAGGACAAGGTTCCTTCACCTGTTCAGACTGTTTTAAATTCTGTAAGCTCTTCTCAAGCTTCCATTATTGGTGGGACAAGTGCGGTTTCTTCGAATGTGGAAAATGTACTTGGTTTCAACACAGATGCCCTAGTGAACACTGCTAAACAGTACTTAGGTACTCCTTATCAATATGGCGGTACCACTCCATCTGGTTTTGATTGTAGTGGATACATTAAATTCGTGTTTGAGAAACATGGAATTAGTACACCTAGAACTACGCGGGACCTATATTCTGGTGGTAAATCGGTTTCCAAGCTAGAGGTTGGAGACATTGTATTTTTCAAAACAGACCCAAGCTACAATGGAGCTTCCCATGCAGGCATTTATATCGGGAATAACAAATTCATCCATGCCAAATCAGCTGGATCTAATATTGGCGTGACAATTGATGAAATGTCCAATAGTTACTTTTACCCAAGATATCTTGGAGCTAAACGTTATCATTAA
- a CDS encoding cell wall-binding repeat-containing protein, which translates to MQKSIIAVKLCLLLLLVLAVDKGHAEWKGEKHSVHPSGNATVSLGNYEVTVSNGETSTASVYFEGKLLEELVMDLAEFSSVSTWNVNNKGYVLLENKKQGTGGYMQFILLELTGGISKQLYLSEEYKMGSVNVDTDGIEVTYVDANKNLIDSVMLLKDTYTHADNGSLILVEQGEKQRITKETVTESFSFQSTGDNRILGENPSNAEMNSMLTQEAIIAGVPPELVKAIAWQESSWRQFRTTDDPSGLWKKGDPVVSFDGGIGIMQITEPNMTADRELRLKVDIRYNIQEGLRILKEKWNYSSWGRIPKINGNDMAVIEDWYFAVMAYNGISRRNDPQYYPDNTYQDVIYRHIERMAQLTVTKFPESQLRSDIYYNESGSLLFRKDHYYVSGPFTTSKHFFSKHDLVKATESGVRLRKSPEGSEIRMTTAGESLQIVGPYQTGNNSSNHFVWYPVKDMNSDETYFIASSYLENVRISGPNRYATAVSISKAGWDKADTVVLARGDNFPDALAGTPLAYKLNAPILLTKKNELTEETKNELVRLGAKNVIILGGTGAVSNTISTNVRSMGIEVKRIAGANRFETAKLIANEMGTNFSTVVVANGYGFPDALAIAPYAARNGIPILLTEKTYIPGATKTILNSASKTIVVGGTAVVNKNLLNGMPKATRISGATRYETAYKIGTQFDFSSKEGLAVSGTDFPDALTGSVLAAKRNAPLLLVNPTYLPTETLQLARARDFSSIFVLGGTSAVRTDTVINLVK; encoded by the coding sequence GTGCAAAAAAGTATTATTGCCGTAAAGTTGTGTTTGTTGCTTTTGCTGGTACTGGCTGTAGATAAAGGCCACGCAGAATGGAAGGGGGAGAAACATTCTGTTCATCCAAGCGGAAATGCTACAGTGTCGCTAGGGAATTATGAAGTAACGGTTTCTAATGGAGAAACTTCTACCGCAAGTGTTTATTTCGAAGGAAAATTGCTAGAGGAATTAGTGATGGATCTTGCTGAATTTTCCTCAGTATCCACTTGGAATGTAAACAATAAAGGGTATGTTTTATTAGAAAATAAAAAACAAGGTACAGGCGGTTACATGCAATTCATCTTATTGGAATTGACAGGAGGTATTTCAAAGCAATTGTACTTATCCGAAGAGTATAAGATGGGTTCTGTAAATGTTGATACTGACGGAATAGAAGTAACCTATGTAGATGCGAATAAAAATCTTATAGATAGTGTCATGCTACTAAAAGATACATATACGCATGCTGATAATGGTTCTTTAATTTTAGTAGAGCAAGGTGAAAAACAAAGAATTACTAAAGAAACTGTTACAGAGAGCTTTTCTTTTCAATCTACTGGGGATAATCGTATTTTAGGTGAGAATCCTTCGAACGCTGAAATGAATAGCATGTTAACACAGGAAGCAATTATCGCAGGTGTTCCTCCAGAACTTGTAAAGGCGATTGCATGGCAAGAAAGTTCTTGGAGACAATTCCGTACAACAGATGATCCAAGTGGTCTGTGGAAAAAGGGAGATCCAGTGGTTTCTTTTGACGGTGGTATAGGTATCATGCAAATTACCGAGCCGAATATGACTGCTGATCGTGAACTTAGGTTAAAAGTGGATATTCGTTACAATATTCAAGAAGGATTAAGGATTTTAAAGGAAAAATGGAACTACAGCAGTTGGGGGCGTATCCCAAAAATTAATGGGAATGACATGGCTGTAATTGAGGATTGGTACTTTGCAGTCATGGCTTATAATGGCATTTCACGTCGAAATGATCCGCAATATTATCCAGATAATACTTACCAAGATGTTATTTATCGTCATATTGAGCGTATGGCACAGTTGACGGTTACAAAGTTTCCAGAATCTCAGTTAAGAAGCGATATTTACTACAACGAATCAGGATCACTTCTTTTTAGAAAAGATCACTATTATGTGAGTGGGCCTTTCACCACTTCCAAGCACTTCTTCTCAAAACATGACCTTGTAAAGGCGACGGAAAGCGGGGTCAGGTTAAGAAAGTCTCCGGAAGGTTCGGAGATAAGAATGACTACAGCAGGTGAGTCGCTTCAAATTGTGGGTCCTTATCAAACAGGGAATAATAGTAGCAACCATTTTGTCTGGTACCCTGTGAAAGATATGAATTCAGATGAAACGTATTTCATCGCGTCAAGTTATCTTGAAAACGTCCGTATTTCAGGACCTAATCGTTATGCCACAGCCGTAAGTATTTCTAAAGCCGGCTGGGATAAAGCAGACACAGTAGTGCTCGCTCGTGGCGACAATTTCCCTGATGCATTGGCTGGAACTCCACTTGCATATAAGTTGAATGCACCTATTCTTCTGACTAAGAAAAATGAACTAACAGAAGAAACGAAAAACGAGTTAGTGCGTTTGGGTGCTAAGAATGTTATTATCCTCGGAGGAACAGGGGCTGTTTCTAATACAATCTCAACAAATGTCCGTAGTATGGGGATAGAGGTAAAAAGAATTGCAGGAGCTAACCGTTTTGAAACGGCTAAATTGATTGCAAATGAAATGGGGACAAACTTCTCCACTGTTGTTGTAGCAAATGGGTATGGATTCCCTGATGCACTTGCTATCGCTCCATATGCAGCAAGAAACGGTATCCCGATTTTATTGACTGAAAAGACCTATATCCCAGGTGCTACGAAAACGATTCTTAACTCAGCGAGTAAAACTATTGTTGTTGGTGGTACTGCTGTTGTGAATAAAAATCTATTAAATGGAATGCCTAAAGCTACCAGGATTTCAGGAGCAACAAGGTATGAAACAGCTTATAAAATTGGCACACAGTTCGACTTTTCATCAAAAGAAGGGTTGGCTGTAAGTGGGACAGACTTTCCAGATGCTTTGACTGGATCAGTATTGGCTGCTAAAAGGAATGCACCACTTCTACTTGTGAATCCAACATACTTACCAACAGAAACGTTGCAGTTGGCACGTGCTAGAGATTTTTCCAGTATATTTGTTTTGGGTGGTACTTCTGCTGTACGAACAGATACCGTTATTAATTTAGTTAAATAG
- a CDS encoding cell wall-binding repeat-containing protein translates to MKFLVVLLTLTLFLPQSISAQENTGCKQPSSLNEIDRMLTEEAIKQDVPAEIVKAIAFVESLGWAHCVGDKAIISGDGGIGIMQVTDPEGEYKLDQKRLVTDIQYNIKSGVMILNDKFERFSGNVIPMLNDGNRMYIENWYFAIMAYNGIVPMNSPIYLSDENKDKKGQRNIKSYQDRVLTALEKGNPGIELNRTFDQIKLEDLEYVEVAGGKEIIRFKKKSYTTFGPLTHTAYLFGPDDLVRVDTKVRRRAQPRTIKDFEPYFNPGILTIKSLVKTDETDKENIHGSYNHFGWYLASNGGVENKLTGHVASSYLKPFGKRIAGEDRYETATKISEEGWGNKADTVIIADGSNFPDALSGAPLAYKLDAPILLTSHKKAELNESTKAKIKELGATEAIILGSKSAVSSKVQSTIKEMGLTVKRIGGKDRYETSALIAKELGVTSQAVVASGSNFPDALAIAPYAAKNGIPILLTKGGGSEPLNSVVANTINNHKVTSTIVVGGDNVVSKKAFNALPKADRIAGKDRYATSVAIIEELKMPIDMLYVATGKSFADALTGSVLAAKENAAILLIGNIQNQESIETTNLIAKHNIDTFYVLGGDSAVNNDVLSRLILK, encoded by the coding sequence ATGAAATTTCTAGTTGTACTATTAACACTTACTCTGTTCCTGCCGCAATCCATTAGTGCACAAGAGAACACGGGATGTAAGCAACCATCTTCATTGAATGAGATTGACCGCATGTTAACAGAAGAGGCAATTAAACAGGATGTACCAGCTGAAATAGTTAAAGCGATTGCATTTGTTGAGTCACTAGGGTGGGCCCACTGTGTTGGTGATAAGGCGATTATCTCTGGAGATGGTGGAATTGGAATTATGCAAGTTACAGATCCTGAAGGTGAGTATAAACTAGATCAGAAAAGATTAGTAACCGACATTCAATATAATATTAAAAGTGGTGTTATGATTCTAAATGATAAGTTTGAGAGATTCAGTGGTAATGTAATTCCGATGCTTAATGATGGTAATCGTATGTATATTGAGAATTGGTATTTTGCAATCATGGCATACAATGGTATTGTGCCTATGAATAGCCCTATTTATTTATCTGATGAAAATAAAGATAAAAAGGGACAAAGAAATATTAAATCTTACCAGGACCGAGTGTTGACAGCATTAGAAAAGGGGAATCCTGGTATTGAATTAAATCGAACATTCGACCAAATTAAACTGGAAGATTTAGAGTATGTTGAAGTTGCAGGTGGGAAAGAAATAATTCGTTTCAAGAAGAAAAGTTACACTACTTTTGGTCCGCTTACACACACAGCTTATTTATTCGGACCAGATGATTTAGTAAGAGTGGATACAAAAGTTAGAAGAAGGGCACAACCAAGAACCATTAAGGATTTTGAACCTTATTTCAATCCGGGTATTCTCACCATAAAAAGCTTGGTGAAAACTGATGAAACCGATAAAGAAAATATACACGGCTCATACAACCATTTTGGCTGGTATTTAGCTTCTAATGGTGGGGTTGAAAATAAATTAACGGGTCATGTCGCTTCCAGTTACTTAAAGCCTTTCGGTAAAAGAATTGCAGGAGAGGATCGATATGAAACTGCTACCAAGATTTCCGAAGAGGGATGGGGAAACAAAGCGGATACTGTCATTATTGCAGACGGAAGCAACTTTCCAGATGCACTATCCGGTGCCCCTTTAGCGTATAAGTTAGATGCACCAATCTTGCTTACTTCACATAAAAAGGCAGAGCTCAATGAATCTACCAAAGCAAAAATAAAAGAGCTAGGAGCAACAGAGGCTATTATTTTGGGTAGTAAAAGTGCCGTGTCTTCTAAGGTTCAAAGCACCATAAAGGAAATGGGGTTAACAGTTAAACGAATTGGAGGGAAAGATAGATATGAAACATCTGCCCTCATTGCAAAAGAACTAGGAGTTACTTCTCAAGCAGTTGTAGCTAGTGGTAGCAACTTCCCAGATGCTCTTGCCATTGCACCTTATGCCGCAAAAAATGGCATCCCTATCTTGTTAACAAAGGGTGGAGGAAGCGAACCTTTAAATTCAGTTGTGGCTAATACCATTAACAACCATAAGGTTACTTCAACTATTGTAGTAGGTGGAGACAATGTGGTAAGTAAAAAAGCATTCAATGCCCTCCCTAAAGCTGATAGAATTGCAGGTAAGGATCGTTATGCTACATCTGTTGCGATTATTGAAGAACTTAAGATGCCAATAGATATGCTTTATGTTGCAACAGGAAAGAGCTTTGCTGATGCATTGACTGGCTCTGTTTTAGCAGCAAAGGAGAATGCAGCAATCTTGTTAATTGGAAATATACAAAACCAAGAGAGCATAGAAACTACAAATCTCATTGCTAAACACAACATTGATACTTTCTATGTACTAGGAGGAGACTCTGCAGTCAATAATGATGTTTTGAGTAGACTTATCCTTAAATAA
- a CDS encoding cell wall-binding repeat-containing protein, translating into MLILLFSLTMPTSILGQEYKECAQPSFNEIDEKLTKEALLADIPPEIVKAIAFEESGWLQCVEGEPLVAPDNGIGIMQITDHANQYDEERLKYDIDYNVRVGISILNEKFEYSGVDIPVLNDGNRDTIENWYFAVMAYNGIKQVNSPLIRASRERNFDSYQDRVFQRIGKSSDLNLNTALEEIELSHLTYGENGSLSFDKLDYKQEGIVHKTKHKFQPKELVIATEEVNVRDTPSATGTRLGKLNQEVIMIEDSYVYDTANRNFNHFGWYPISNDLEGKEKHGYVASSYLTSFGKRISGPDRYSTANEIAREGWAKAETIVIASGQNFPDALAGAPLAYKLDAPILLTKKDSLPLQTKKMIEELGASKVILLGGTGAVSNEVKQSIENIKGVEVERISGTTRYETAVRIAERLGGTPEKAIIANGSNFPDALSIAPYAAENGYPILLIKGGSKTINAPTAELLTDRKISQTIIAGGPSAVSDAVMKALPKAERISGSDRYATSVEIIKELNLPTENIYTATGRSFADALTGSVLAAKKGTSILLVDDKKRSVVSELVSNRNISNFQVLGGRSAVNDKALNLLFKASKGVYNTAELSTEERKVIELVNVERTKHGVPPLSTHIQLSLVAREKSLDMKENEYFHHTSPVYGSPFDMMNHFNIEYTIGAENIARGHVSPEQVVNAWMNSDGHRLNILNPDLTHIGVGYEKEFKHWTQMFIGK; encoded by the coding sequence ATGTTAATTTTACTATTTTCGCTAACGATGCCAACGTCGATTTTGGGACAAGAATATAAAGAATGTGCGCAACCTAGCTTTAATGAAATCGACGAAAAGCTTACAAAAGAAGCGCTTCTAGCTGACATCCCGCCAGAGATAGTAAAGGCAATTGCGTTTGAAGAATCAGGCTGGTTACAATGCGTGGAGGGAGAACCTTTGGTTGCACCTGACAATGGCATTGGGATTATGCAAATAACGGACCATGCAAATCAGTATGATGAAGAAAGATTAAAATATGACATAGACTATAACGTTCGTGTTGGAATAAGTATCCTGAATGAGAAATTTGAATATAGTGGCGTTGACATCCCTGTGCTAAATGATGGTAACCGCGATACTATTGAGAACTGGTATTTCGCAGTTATGGCATATAACGGGATTAAGCAGGTTAACAGTCCGTTAATACGAGCATCAAGGGAGAGAAATTTTGATTCCTATCAGGATCGTGTTTTTCAACGCATTGGAAAAAGCTCTGATTTAAATTTAAATACTGCTCTAGAAGAAATAGAATTATCTCATCTAACATATGGTGAAAATGGTTCTTTATCCTTTGATAAGCTAGACTATAAGCAAGAAGGAATCGTACATAAAACTAAGCATAAATTTCAACCAAAAGAACTGGTTATAGCAACGGAGGAAGTAAATGTTAGGGATACGCCTAGCGCTACAGGTACAAGACTTGGAAAGCTTAATCAAGAAGTAATCATGATTGAAGATTCATATGTCTATGATACGGCTAATAGAAACTTTAATCATTTTGGTTGGTATCCTATTTCTAACGACTTGGAAGGTAAGGAGAAACATGGGTATGTCGCTTCTTCTTATTTAACTTCTTTTGGTAAGAGAATATCTGGACCAGATAGATATTCTACTGCTAATGAAATTGCCCGCGAAGGCTGGGCTAAGGCAGAAACAATTGTTATTGCTAGTGGACAGAACTTCCCTGATGCTTTAGCAGGCGCACCGCTGGCCTATAAATTAGATGCTCCAATCCTTTTAACTAAAAAAGATAGCTTACCACTTCAGACCAAGAAGATGATAGAAGAGCTCGGTGCGAGTAAAGTCATTTTGTTAGGCGGGACGGGTGCTGTCAGTAATGAGGTTAAACAGAGCATTGAGAATATTAAAGGCGTGGAAGTAGAACGTATTAGCGGTACTACTCGATATGAAACTGCTGTCAGAATTGCAGAACGTCTGGGAGGGACACCAGAAAAAGCGATAATTGCTAATGGTTCCAATTTCCCTGATGCCCTTTCAATCGCACCATATGCAGCGGAAAACGGTTATCCAATCCTTTTAATTAAAGGTGGATCAAAAACAATTAATGCCCCGACAGCGGAATTATTAACAGATAGGAAAATTAGCCAAACCATAATAGCTGGAGGTCCGTCTGCAGTGAGCGATGCGGTAATGAAAGCACTGCCTAAAGCAGAGCGTATTTCAGGTAGTGACCGCTACGCTACCTCAGTGGAAATTATCAAAGAACTTAACTTGCCTACTGAGAATATTTATACTGCAACAGGCAGGTCATTTGCTGATGCTTTGACAGGCTCTGTTCTCGCTGCGAAGAAGGGAACTTCCATTTTACTTGTCGATGACAAAAAAAGATCAGTAGTTTCTGAATTGGTAAGTAATAGAAACATTTCTAACTTCCAAGTGCTTGGAGGGAGAAGTGCGGTCAATGACAAAGCTCTTAATCTACTCTTTAAAGCTAGTAAAGGTGTTTATAATACTGCTGAATTAAGTACTGAGGAAAGAAAAGTAATTGAGCTAGTCAATGTGGAACGTACAAAGCATGGAGTTCCGCCATTATCTACTCATATTCAACTTAGTCTTGTGGCAAGGGAAAAATCATTAGATATGAAAGAGAACGAATACTTCCATCACACAAGTCCTGTGTATGGTAGCCCATTTGACATGATGAATCACTTCAATATCGAGTACACAATCGGTGCTGAGAATATTGCTAGAGGTCATGTAAGTCCTGAGCAGGTTGTTAATGCTTGGATGAATTCAGATGGTCACAGGTTAAATATATTAAATCCTGATTTGACGCATATTGGCGTAGGGTACGAGAAAGAGTTCAAGCATTGGACTCAGATGTTTATTGGAAAATGA